A stretch of Gemmatimonas aurantiaca T-27 DNA encodes these proteins:
- a CDS encoding response regulator transcription factor produces MRVLLVEDDDTLRESATAFLRASGFAVDPAGTGKMARSLAAVSPYDVVVLDIRLPDDDGFVLCTALRARTPAPRVLMATARDAVEDRIAGLDLGADDYLVKPYALGELVARVRALMRRPDHAAPTLLRVEDLVLDPATREAGRNGRVITLTTKEFAVLEVLMRAPGRVLTREFIGEHAWDDNFDPMSNVIDVYIARLRRKVDADGDVPLLSTVRGAGYRLAVPSRG; encoded by the coding sequence ATGCGAGTGCTGCTGGTGGAAGACGACGACACATTGCGCGAGAGTGCAACGGCGTTCCTTCGGGCGTCCGGATTTGCGGTAGATCCGGCGGGCACGGGGAAGATGGCGCGTTCGCTCGCGGCCGTCAGCCCGTACGATGTCGTCGTGCTCGACATTCGACTACCCGATGACGACGGATTTGTGCTGTGCACGGCACTGCGTGCGCGAACACCGGCGCCGCGTGTGTTGATGGCCACGGCGCGGGATGCGGTCGAAGATCGCATTGCCGGACTCGATCTCGGCGCCGACGACTATCTCGTCAAACCGTATGCGCTGGGCGAACTGGTGGCGCGCGTGCGGGCGCTGATGCGTCGACCGGACCATGCCGCCCCCACGCTGCTGCGGGTGGAAGACCTCGTGCTCGATCCAGCCACGCGTGAGGCCGGTCGCAACGGGCGCGTGATCACCCTCACGACCAAGGAGTTCGCCGTGCTGGAGGTGCTCATGCGGGCACCCGGCCGGGTGCTGACGCGCGAATTCATCGGCGAACACGCGTGGGACGACAACTTCGATCCGATGAGCAATGTGATCGATGTGTACATCGCCCGCTTGCGGCGAAAGGTCGATGCCGACGGTGACGTGCCGCTTTTGTCGACGGTGCGCGGTGCCGGCTATCGGCTCGCCGTGCCGTCGCGCGGCTGA